One window of the Pieris rapae chromosome 11, ilPieRapa1.1, whole genome shotgun sequence genome contains the following:
- the LOC110991555 gene encoding cytochrome P450 6a2 yields the protein MPFFILLLLIVLCLVLLLTVLHYTTNGRKYWFLRNVPYKEPCPIFGNFGATLTMRRSYTSMLQYFYDFYKNEKYVGIFQARRPTLFLIDIDIVKSVLSKEFQSFSDRISVSTDTKREPLLRNLANMSGAEWKAMRHIVTPSFSSAKMKAMFPLIAECANGFQGALNLEPTDEINVPQLMSRFTTDVIGSCAFGVDPGSMKNPESPFLVMSQKMFKTDRSTILKRYCRTFFPWLFRFLNLKTYPLDVEVFFTDIINQVLTTRRTTGVQRHDFLQLMLNVQKTEKEFCMTDELITSNSFIFMLAGLETSATTLSFCLYELSKDFDLQTKLRAEIRECLERCNGLNYDAVCAMRLVNQTVMETLRMYPPTPLTTRLCTTPCTLEGTELSFKKRDAVLIPLYCIQRDARYFPEPDKFNPERFSEGSNPQAFLAFGDGPRSCPGARFGQLTVVAGLTGILSNFVVEPCSKTTPTIQFDPRSVMLKNKGGIWLRFKPI from the exons atgccgttttttattctattacttttaattgtactgtgtTTAGTGTTACTGTTGACAGTTCTTCATTACACGACGAATGGAAGAAAGTATTGGTTTTTAAGAAATGTGCCTTATAAAGAACCGTGTCCCATATTCGGAAATTTTGGCGCAACTCTAACAATGAGACGCAGCTATACAAGcatgttacaatatttttatgatttctaTAAGAATGAGAAATATGTTGGCATTTTTCAAGCACGGAGACCCACGCTCTTCTTGATAGATATAGATATTGTAAAAAGTGTGCTATCGAAAGAGTTCCAGAGCTTTAGCGATCGTATATCGGTATCAACAGACACCAAAAGAGAACCCCTACTCAGAAATTTGGCAAATATGAGTGGAGCTGAATGGAAAGCGATGAGACATATAGTGACTCCCTCATTTTCGTCTGCAAAAATGAAAGCTATGTTCCCATTGATTGCGGAATGCGCAAATGGTTTCCAGGGAGCACTGAACCTGGAACCAACGGACGAAATCAATGTCCCACAATTAATGAGCCGGTTCACCACCGATGTGATAGGCAGTTGTGCATTCGGCGTGGACCCTGGATCGATGAAGAATCCCGAATCGCCATTTTTAGTTATGTCGCAGAAAATGTTTAAGACAGACCGCTCCACTATACTCAAAAGATACTGTCGAACATTTTTTCCATGGCTATTTAGGTTTTTGAATCTCAAGACATATCCGCTAGACGTTGAAGTGTTTTTTACTGATATCATCAATCAGGTGTTGACAACCAGACGCACCACGGGAGTTCAGAGGCATGACTTTTTGCAGCTGATGTTAAACGTACAAAAAACAGAGAAAGAATTTTGTATGACGGATGAACTGATAACGTCCAATTCTTTTATCTTCATGCTCGCTGGATTGGAAACATCTGCCACCACGTTAtcgttttgtttgtatgagcTGTCTAAAGATTTCGATTTGCAGACTAAATTGAGGGCTGAGATTAGAGAATGCTTGGAAAGGTGTAATGGATTGAATTATGATGCAGTTTGTGCGATGCGGCTGGTGAACCAAACTGTGATGGAGACTTTGAGAATGTACCCACCCACTCCTCTCACAACGAGACTGTGTACGACTCCTTGCACTTTGGAAGGAACGGAGCTTAGTTTTAAGAAGAGAGATGCAGTACTCATTCCTTTGTATTGTATACAGAGGGACGCTAGATATTTCCCGGAACCGGATAAATTCAATCCAGAACGTTTTAGCGAAGGTTCAAATCCTCAAGCGTTTTTAGCGTTTGGTGATGGACCGAGAAGTTGTCCTG GCGCTCGCTTCGGTCAACTTACAGTTGTAGCCGGTCTCACGGGAATTCTCAGTAACTTCGTTGTTGAACCATGTTCTAAAACCACACCCACTATTCAATTTGATCCGCGTAGCGTTATGCTCAAAAACAAAGGTGGCATATGGTTAAGATTTAAACCAATATGA